The Azospirillum baldaniorum genome contains a region encoding:
- a CDS encoding ParA family protein, with the protein MRKVLVTQGKGGGPKTATARNLAVAAAVAGQRVATLDTDPQGSLTYWHSRRPQEATPIEADQVPLPRIVGAPMPIAGIDLLIIDTPTAVEFFPEATAILFDCADLVLVPVRPGPEDLVSMEGMMPYIRSRRRPTRLLLSQTSRSRQTADARERIKDFGAPAPVEIPHLAEVPASFSRSLGTVEISGTRTGPLFSDLWTYVADTMGVTR; encoded by the coding sequence GTGAGAAAGGTTCTGGTCACCCAAGGCAAGGGCGGCGGCCCGAAGACCGCCACCGCGCGCAACCTGGCCGTCGCTGCCGCCGTAGCCGGTCAGCGGGTCGCCACGCTGGACACTGACCCGCAGGGCTCCCTGACCTACTGGCACAGCCGGCGCCCCCAGGAAGCGACGCCGATCGAGGCCGATCAGGTCCCCCTGCCCCGGATCGTCGGCGCTCCGATGCCCATCGCCGGCATCGATCTGCTGATCATCGACACGCCGACGGCGGTGGAGTTCTTCCCCGAGGCGACCGCCATTCTGTTCGACTGCGCGGATCTCGTCCTGGTGCCGGTGCGGCCCGGCCCGGAGGACTTGGTCAGCATGGAGGGCATGATGCCCTACATCCGGTCGCGGCGCCGGCCGACGCGCCTCCTCCTCAGCCAGACCTCCCGGAGCCGCCAGACGGCCGACGCGCGCGAACGGATCAAGGATTTCGGCGCGCCGGCGCCGGTGGAGATCCCACACTTGGCGGAGGTGCCCGCCAGCTTCAGCCGCAGCCTGGGCACGGTGGAAATCTCCGGGACGCGCACCGGCCCGCTGTTCTCGGACCTCTGGACCTACGTTGCCGACACCATGGGGGTGACTCGATGA